DNA from Thermovirga sp.:
CCTTTTTCAGGGTGATGCCCTTGCCGGGTGTGCCGTAATTCGGAATCTGCGGGGCCTCGTGAAGTTTTCGACCGATCCCGTGGCCGGCGTATTCCCTTACGACCCCGTAACCCCTGGGGACGGCCCAGGATTCGACCGCATGGCCGATATCTCCCAGTGTGGCGCCATCCCAAGCCACAGAGACAGCCCTCTCCAGGCACTCACGGGTGACCCTGAGCAGGGCCTCTCTTTCCGACGAGATCGCCCCGACCGGGAAGGTGTAGGCGGCATCTCCGTAGAACCCTTCGAAACGGGCTCCCACATCGATGCTGACCACATCGCCTTCCTCGAGGATCCTGTCCCTGTCGGGCTTCCCGTGGACCACCTCGTCGTTGATGGATATGCAAAGGGTTCCGGGAAAGGGAACAGGAGTGCCGGGGACAGTATATCCCTTGAAGGCCGGATGCGCCCCCGAGGCGATTATCAGCTTTTCGGCCTCGGTGTCCAGGGTGAGAGTGTCCAATCCGGGCCGGATG
Protein-coding regions in this window:
- the map gene encoding type I methionyl aminopeptidase, which translates into the protein MITIKNEQEIESLRKAGKIVADVLHLVRDIIRPGLDTLTLDTEAEKLIIASGAHPAFKGYTVPGTPVPFPGTLCISINDEVVHGKPDRDRILEEGDVVSIDVGARFEGFYGDAAYTFPVGAISSEREALLRVTRECLERAVSVAWDGATLGDIGHAVESWAVPRGYGVVREYAGHGIGRKLHEAPQIPNYGTPGKGITLKK